From the genome of Candidatus Desulfarcum epimagneticum, one region includes:
- a CDS encoding putative ABC transporter anion-binding protein (Evidence 3 : Putative function from multiple computational evidences; Product type t : transporter), with translation MRRIAFGTLWIFMAAALPGAAFANDTLKMSTTTSAQASGLLDQLLPVFEKETGIKVKVIAKGTGAAIRDGMDGNVDVIFVHDRAREDRFVREGHGVKRYAVMHNDFVILGPGKDPAGVSGMKDAAAALKKIAAAQSRFVSRGDDSGTHGKERRLWKKTGLALEKIESVIVKKGKKKKISFVRPAASEKWYVSIGQGMGAALTFADEKRAYVLSDRGAYIKYRHGRKIPIDLEVLCEGDAALDNPYGVIPVSPKRHPHVNARAARIFAEWLVSRKGQAIIRDYTLLGKTLFYPDAIR, from the coding sequence ATGAGACGAATCGCTTTTGGGACGCTTTGGATCTTCATGGCGGCCGCGCTTCCGGGCGCCGCCTTCGCGAACGACACACTGAAGATGTCCACCACCACCAGCGCCCAGGCCTCCGGGCTTTTGGACCAGCTTCTGCCGGTCTTTGAGAAAGAGACCGGGATCAAAGTCAAGGTCATCGCAAAGGGCACCGGCGCCGCCATTCGGGACGGCATGGACGGAAATGTGGACGTGATTTTTGTCCATGACCGCGCGAGGGAAGACCGTTTCGTCCGGGAGGGCCACGGCGTGAAACGATACGCCGTCATGCATAACGATTTTGTCATCCTGGGGCCCGGGAAAGACCCCGCCGGTGTGTCGGGCATGAAAGACGCGGCCGCGGCGCTGAAAAAAATCGCGGCGGCCCAAAGCCGGTTTGTCTCCAGGGGAGACGACAGCGGCACCCACGGCAAGGAGCGGCGCCTGTGGAAAAAAACCGGGCTGGCCCTTGAAAAGATCGAGAGCGTGATTGTCAAGAAAGGCAAAAAAAAGAAAATTTCCTTTGTCCGGCCCGCCGCGTCTGAAAAGTGGTATGTGTCCATCGGTCAGGGCATGGGCGCCGCGCTCACATTCGCCGATGAAAAAAGGGCGTATGTTCTTTCAGACCGGGGCGCTTACATCAAATACAGGCACGGGCGAAAAATTCCCATCGACCTTGAGGTTCTGTGCGAGGGGGACGCGGCGCTGGACAATCCCTACGGCGTCATACCGGTGAGCCCCAAACGGCATCCCCACGTCAACGCCCGGGCCGCCCGGATTTTCGCGGAATGGCTGGTGTCCAGAAAGGGGCAGGCCATCATCCGGGACTACACCCTTCTGGGCAAAACCCTGTTTTACCCGGACGCCATCCGGTAA